The Candidatus Angelobacter sp. genome includes a window with the following:
- a CDS encoding phospholipase D-like domain-containing protein: MEHRTPPGIIRPILLRFGLALSFLGLVSGCSSFHGRGIQYQIDHQYSVHDPQFLRAMGQLVGSGILASNNVTALINGDQIFPAMLEAVRNAQKSIDLETYIYWSGGIGSRFAETLAERARAGVKVHALIDWIGSRKIDSHDLQVMRDAGVEVERYNPLVWFNLARLNHRDHRKLLIVDGKIGFIGGAGLADIWQGNANAPDHWRDTQFRLEGPAVGQMQAAFMDNWMKTTGRVLDNEDFFPELLPAGNDLAQVFFSSPRDGTESVRLMYLLAIAAAKKNIRLSASYFVPGALTTEELVDASKRGVNVEIIVPGAKTDVPVARYASRSKWGPLLKAGIKIYEYEPTMYHCKVMIVDDVWVTVGSANFDNRSFRLNDEANLNVYSPEFAAGQARIFDEDKQNAKLISYKEWKGRGLCTKLLEKILSPFRSQL; the protein is encoded by the coding sequence CCGGGTATAATCAGGCCAATTCTGCTGAGATTCGGCCTGGCTCTGAGTTTCCTTGGGTTGGTTTCGGGGTGCTCCTCCTTCCACGGACGCGGGATTCAATACCAGATCGACCACCAATACTCCGTGCATGATCCGCAATTCCTGCGCGCGATGGGCCAGCTCGTCGGGTCGGGCATCCTGGCGAGCAACAACGTCACCGCGCTTATTAACGGCGACCAGATTTTTCCCGCGATGCTCGAAGCGGTGCGCAACGCGCAGAAATCCATCGACCTTGAGACCTACATCTACTGGTCGGGCGGGATTGGAAGCAGGTTCGCCGAAACGCTCGCCGAGCGCGCCCGCGCCGGCGTGAAAGTGCATGCGCTCATTGACTGGATTGGTTCGCGCAAAATCGATTCGCACGATCTCCAGGTGATGCGCGATGCCGGTGTGGAAGTGGAGCGATATAATCCGCTCGTCTGGTTCAACCTTGCGCGGCTCAACCACCGCGACCACCGCAAGCTGCTCATCGTCGATGGCAAAATCGGTTTTATCGGCGGCGCCGGGCTGGCCGACATCTGGCAGGGCAACGCCAATGCGCCCGATCACTGGCGTGACACCCAGTTCCGTCTCGAAGGCCCCGCCGTTGGTCAGATGCAGGCCGCGTTCATGGACAATTGGATGAAGACCACCGGCCGCGTGCTCGACAACGAGGATTTTTTTCCAGAGCTGCTCCCTGCCGGCAATGACCTCGCCCAGGTTTTTTTCAGTTCGCCGCGCGACGGCACCGAGAGTGTCCGGCTGATGTACTTGCTGGCGATTGCGGCGGCGAAAAAGAACATCCGACTGTCCGCGTCATACTTTGTGCCCGGCGCTCTGACCACTGAAGAACTCGTGGATGCCAGCAAACGCGGGGTGAACGTGGAAATCATCGTGCCGGGCGCGAAGACGGACGTGCCGGTCGCGCGTTACGCCTCGCGGTCGAAGTGGGGGCCGCTGCTCAAGGCCGGCATCAAAATCTACGAATACGAACCGACGATGTATCACTGCAAGGTGATGATCGTGGATGATGTCTGGGTGACCGTCGGCTCGGCGAACTTCGACAATCGCTCGTTCCGGTTGAACGACGAGGCGAATCTGAACGTTTACTCGCCCGAATTCGCGGCCGGGCAGGCGCGCATCTTTGATGAGGACAAGCAAAACGCGAAGCTGATTTCCTACAAGGAATGGAAGGGGCGCGGTCTCTGCACCAAACTGCTCGAAAAAATACTCTCGCCGTTCCGATCGCAGTTGTGA